Within Runella rosea, the genomic segment GCGCCCGCGCGCGCCGGGGTCTTTTCCGCCGTGCCCTGCATCAATCACCACCGTCTTTATCCCTCCTTCGGCATCAGATTTTAAGGTAAAGCTGCAGAGCGCAATCCAGCTAAAAATCAGTAGGGTTTTAAGAATCGTCGACATGTACGTAATGAATCGTGATTAGTTATAAAACTAATGTATTAACGTATTTAGATACAACGTCTGCGTAATTTGGCAGCTATATTTTATCTAAATACGAAATAACGGCTTTTTGAATTTCAATCATTAAACTATACAAAAAAACTTTCCGTGATTTTATCCAATGGTAAAACGGGAAAGTTTTTGTTGAATTTTACGCAAAGAAACTCAAAATTATGGTAAAAATCGCCAAAGAAGCCCTACACTCCTTCCGCAACTACCTCTTTCACGTCGGGTACCATTTGGGTCAGCAAGTTTTGGATACCTGCTTTGAGCGTCAATGTGGATGAAGGACACCCACTGCATGAGCCTTGCAACAATACTTTTACGGTACCCGTTATCTCTTCAAACGAATGAAACGAAATAGCTCCCCCGTCTGACTCTACCGCTGGGCGAACGTAGTCGTCCAAAATGGTTTTAATTTGCCGAACGGTCGGACTGTCGGTATCTAAGATTGCCGTGTTCTTGTCAACCGTCTTTTGTTCAAATACGGGGTGATTTTCTTCAAAGTAAATTTTCAAAAACTGCTTGGTATCCAGAATGACATCCCCCCAATCGGTGGCATCATCTTTGGTGACCGTAATAAAATTGGACGCTAAAAAAATACGTTGGACAAAAGGAAACTGAAATAAATCTCCCGCCAACGGCGACGCTTTGCCTTCAATTTGGGTAGACTCGCTGTCTGGGTAATCAAACGAAAGTCCCTGCGGAACAAGCTCGAAGTTTAGTACAAACTTCATCGAATTGGGATTGGGGCTCGCTTCTGTATAGATAAATACGGGTTGCATGGTCGTTGCTTCGCACTGTTAGTGAATGATAAAAAAACAAAAAGGACAACCTCTGAAAGATTATCCCTTTTGCAACAAAAATTTAACTGAAATGGTTTTCCTTTGGTCTAATTAACGCCTTAACACCTTCCTAAAATCGTAGAAAAGTCGTTCAATCAACTTCAAATCTTCCGTCACTATCTCGCCCGTGGCCGTCATGCCGTTACGAAAGGAGATTTTCTTTTGTGAAGATGTCACCAATCCTTTGGGAAACTGCACCTTCACCAAGTAAGCCGTATCTTTGGGTATATCCGAAATCGACGCAATGCGCCCGCTCACGGTGCCAAACTCTTGATACGGGTAGCCCGCAAACTTCACAATGACCTCCTGCCCGCGACGAACTTTCCCGAAATTGTACTGCCCTACGTACATTTCTCCTTCAAATCCCGCTCCCTCGGGCAATACATAAAATAACTCCTGCCCAGCTTTGACGGTTTGGCCTTCCTGCAACGGAGTACACCCAAGGTTTTGAAGCCAATACTCTCGGCGGCTTGGGCAATACCCAGAAGATTCACGCCCTCTTTCCCAATCTCCGCCGCCGCCCGTAACGGCTGTATGCCATAACTCTGCCCATAGTACTTAGCCACCATCCGAAGACAGGTAGGGCCGCAGTCCATGGCGTCGAGTTGCTTATAAAAAGGGAAGGATTTCAAACGCTTATTATTATTTGGCTGACAGATATAAGCAGATGGGTCGGACGGACGTTTCCGCGCACCAGGCAGGCGTTCCTGCGGTCCGACGTTTCGCGGTCCGACGTATCGGCCATGGCGTCGAGTTGCGGTTCGACGATTCGACGGTAATGGGGGAATTTACTCGTGGGATGTGGTGGTGCTAAGTATTAGGTTATTTATTTTTTCATTGATAAAATTTTTGAGATTTTGAATTAAAATTTGAGGAAAGGCCGAGATAGAGAATACCTGATACCCTAAAATCTAAATTAATGATATATAACGATATAGGTCAAAGTGATCGAAAACTCGCTTCAACTGTTCATCGTTCTTCTTCATGATTACATTTGTATGATAAAGCGAAGTCTTTTGACTGCCTTCAATTAGCTTAAAATGTACGTTATGTTGCAGTATTCTTCTAGCTTTCGTTTGATTGAGCAGGGCGCAACATTTAAACCAAATATCGTCATTACTAGGAGCCAGAGACAGAAATAAGGATTTGTTCAATACTTCTTCATGCAAAGAATTGGGTGGGTAAAGTACTCCTGATACGCCTGTGGGCATCAGCTCATAACTGCTTTCGATGCCGTAGCTATTTTTATTCTTCAATTCATTATAGTTCATCAAAACATTCAGCGCCACTAAGCGCAAATCGTGGCCCCGGTAACAAAGGATGTCTTCAGGATAACGCCGGTGCACTTGCAGCATCTGCTCAAGCCAGTTGGGCGGATAAATTATGTCATCATCAATAGTGATAATCGTTGATTCAGGGTATGCTTGCAGGGCATAATACAGCTTTTTATATGGCCCCAGATTTTCAGCCACGAAATCTAATCTTATGCCTCGCTTACGCAACCTTTCTAGTGAAGCGGGCAATGTTTGGCTACTAAACTCACTCTCGGCTAGCCACACATGAATGATTTCTGGCTTCACTGTCTGCCGAAAGATAGATTCTATCGTTTGGTAAAGCGTTTCAATCCGGGCGGGGTAAGAGGTGATAGAGACTACGAACGCATCCGATTTTCCCACCACCCTTTCGCAGCTGAAACGATTGAGCAGGGACCAACTAGCTTCGGAGAAATGGGAGTTGCCGTATAGGTGCCTATGTAAAATGCTCTCCAACATGCATAAATCCTTTTATCTGACCCAAGGTAATTTGTAATTGTACTTATCAAGCATGAATTGATTGCCCCGTAAAAAATAATCAGGCGTAGGTGGGCGGCCTTCAGTAAGGCGATAATTTACTGTATACAGCCCTGTTGATTTGAATTTTGGCGATGCTGTTCTCAAATGATAAAAAAAATAACGGTCTGCTCTTAAGGGATGATACCAATAATGGGCTACTTTAACCAATGTACTCCTTCTAAAACCGTAACAATTGGTATCTATTAGAGGAGGCAGTTCCGAAAAACAAGGGTAATCTCCGATACTTTCGCAGTTGTCTTGTGTTACAAACGCTCCGTTTTCTGTATAAATATTACGCATAGCATACACCCAATCTAAATCATCCTCCTCCATTTTATGAATCATGGCACTGATATGATTAGATTCATACCAATTATCTTGATCCAAAAAAAACACGTACTCAGAATTGACCAAAAAAGGTAACGCAGCATAAATCCTGTGTCCATTCATACCGTTTTTCCCCGTATTGTAGGGCAGTACCAATACATCTATTTTGTGATTTGTGTTATTTCTTAGCACCTCATCTGTTTGCTCCAAAAACGCTTGACCATCTATTACAACCAAGTGTCTTAAATCCTCAAAATCTTGGTTTTGTACACTTTCTATTGCTTGCTTCAAATACTTATTGCCCGTAGTAGGCGTGATTACCGTTACTTTTGATCTAACTGATAACCCTATGATTTCATCTACCTTGCTATACACAGCATCCGAATCAAGCACTTGAGCAGCTTTTCTCACAGGCTTTTTAGCTTCTGTGATTTTTCTCAGAAAACTAACCCAAGTTTTGATGCTATATTTTAGAGATGAGATATAAAACATCTGTGAAGCAATCGTTTTTAATCAAAGACAAAAAAGTTACTTCTTCAACAACTCCTTAAACAATACTATCTATATAC encodes:
- a CDS encoding HlyD family efflux transporter periplasmic adaptor subunit is translated as MQEGQTVKAGQELFYVLPEGAGFEGEMYVGQYNFGKVRRGQEVIVKFAGYPYQEFGTVSGRIASISDIPKDTAYLVKVQFPKGLVTSSQKKISFRNGMTATGEIVTEDLKLIERLFYDFRKVLRR
- a CDS encoding glycosyltransferase, with protein sequence MLESILHRHLYGNSHFSEASWSLLNRFSCERVVGKSDAFVVSITSYPARIETLYQTIESIFRQTVKPEIIHVWLAESEFSSQTLPASLERLRKRGIRLDFVAENLGPYKKLYYALQAYPESTIITIDDDIIYPPNWLEQMLQVHRRYPEDILCYRGHDLRLVALNVLMNYNELKNKNSYGIESSYELMPTGVSGVLYPPNSLHEEVLNKSLFLSLAPSNDDIWFKCCALLNQTKARRILQHNVHFKLIEGSQKTSLYHTNVIMKKNDEQLKRVFDHFDLYRYISLI
- a CDS encoding NifU family protein: MQPVFIYTEASPNPNSMKFVLNFELVPQGLSFDYPDSESTQIEGKASPLAGDLFQFPFVQRIFLASNFITVTKDDATDWGDVILDTKQFLKIYFEENHPVFEQKTVDKNTAILDTDSPTVRQIKTILDDYVRPAVESDGGAISFHSFEEITGTVKVLLQGSCSGCPSSTLTLKAGIQNLLTQMVPDVKEVVAEGV
- a CDS encoding glycosyltransferase family 2 protein; translated protein: MFYISSLKYSIKTWVSFLRKITEAKKPVRKAAQVLDSDAVYSKVDEIIGLSVRSKVTVITPTTGNKYLKQAIESVQNQDFEDLRHLVVIDGQAFLEQTDEVLRNNTNHKIDVLVLPYNTGKNGMNGHRIYAALPFLVNSEYVFFLDQDNWYESNHISAMIHKMEEDDLDWVYAMRNIYTENGAFVTQDNCESIGDYPCFSELPPLIDTNCYGFRRSTLVKVAHYWYHPLRADRYFFYHLRTASPKFKSTGLYTVNYRLTEGRPPTPDYFLRGNQFMLDKYNYKLPWVR